In the genome of Rissa tridactyla isolate bRisTri1 chromosome Z, bRisTri1.patW.cur.20221130, whole genome shotgun sequence, the window CTACCTCAGAAACATTGACAAGCAAATACATGAACTAGGAAATGTTCTGGTGCAGATTTACTGGGCTTGAAGAAGTCTGCAGGGGTTCCAGGTAGCACCGTCAGTTCACTGTGCTCCAGCTTCCAATGCTGTTATGTGGCACcttctgttccttcccttcttcaggCTACGCCTGTTTTGTGAGTATCATCTCCAGCTTGCAGATACGGTACTGAGGAATGATACTTACCTAAGGTCTCACAAGAACTGGCTGGATTGGTAGCACTTCAGGTGCTGTAAGAGCACTTTAAATTTTGCTTGTCAAGTGCGTGAATTACAAAAATCAAGTAGGCTGTATTATTAATCCTGTTTGTAGTCTTTTCAGTGACAGAGGTGTGTGGGAAGCTGCCTTCACAATTATGTGTACAAATATTGAATTGCATTAAcccatttgtttaaacaaaaaaaaaaaggtctttgtgaattttatttcctataaatcaattataatttgtttttttacttGATGGTtgttcaaaaaatattttctcaagcAAAAATAACAAGTTAGCATGGCTGTGTGGGTGCTACAGGATGCACTATGTACTCGTGTGAAGTAGAGTGATAACCATGACCCATTTTTTTTGGGTTGAACTCCACATTCCTCTGCCGTTTCTGTTGTCACTCTGACCAAAGGCCTAAATCAACTGTAGTAAACAGCACTCTGGTTTTGGGAAACCAAACATCGGGATTGTGAGTACCTAGCAAAAGGAGGATGTGACCGCAATGCAAGCTAAGCTGCATTAACTTCAGTTTAGGTTGCACAAGTAACAAGAGTAGTGAAGAAAGACGATGTGAGCCAGAGAGCGCCTTGGGACCGTGAAGGATTTTCCAATTCCACTGAACTATTTGTAGCATATCCAGCGTCATTGTCACAGCTGGTGTTCCCCGTTTGGTACGTGACATGAGTTGGATTTGAACTGGTGGCTCTGTACGAGTCATTTCATTTTGCTGCGTAACCATTAGCACTTACAGGGCGTCCAGGGGGCTGCACTAAGCATGCTGCATTAGTGTATTGGAGGCTGGACCAAACATGGTAAATCAAATTGATCTGTGTCCCGTATGCCaggaaaatgtgaattttctAAAGGGAACACATGCACAAGCTAGCTCCCAGAAGAACGtgtgtttccttctctttttcaggaTCAACAACGGCCCTTAGGATGTGTTACCGTGGTTATGGTTACCCCTTGATGCTGTTCTTGGAAGAAGGAGGAGTAGTGACAGTGTGCAAAATTAACACTCAGGAACCTGATGAGTTGTTAGACTTTGATTTCTGCAGTACAAAAGTTGTTAATAAAATTATCCTGCAGTCGGAAGGGCTACGAGAAGCATTTGCCGAACTGGATATGACCAGCGAAGTTCTGCAGATTACCATGTCTCCAGATAAACCCTACTTCAGGTACTGGAAACTATTATTTTCAACTCAAATGTTGATGCTTGGCCTCCATTGGTAAGGACTGGAAGTTTTCAGGGTGAAGAGGGGGGAGCTATTTTATAATATTGCTTTATTTCAAGAAGAATTGTAATGAGTATAGCAAATCACTATATGTAATCTAATTAGCGTAGTAACAAATATATTGACAGCCTGGTAAATGTGATACTAATGCAGACAGtttagcatttttaattaaataaagccaaaaaagccAATAATGTTTTATGAAACAGCCATTGAGATATGCAAGATGACCGACTCTGAGCTTTAGAGAGCTGTGATCAGGTACTTTGAGATGTTGCCTTTTGTCTTCCAGGTTATCCACTTTTGGCAATGCAGGAAGTGCGCATCTGGACTACCCTAGGGACTCTGATTTGATGGAAGCATTCCACTGTAACCAGACCCAGACAAACAGGTTGGGAAGTCTGTGATCAGTGCCCTCTCTGGCAGCTCGTGTGTTCTTGGTGGGAAGTTTAAAAGGCTGGTTTTGTGTTGCTGCAACATTTATTTCACCAGTACCGGGCTGGGgtcggggctggcggcgggggggccggcggAGAATAACTTCTGATCTAATAAAAACCTGCGACCAAAAGCTAAGCAATAACAATGTCTGTCCAATGTTGTTACCAGGAAGAGATCAAATTAGCACGTTGCTAATTGCTTTTTAGTTACTCTGTCACTTTAATTGGAAGTAATGTTTCAGCTCCTCTCTacacagtgttattttttttttcagatgacttctttttttcccccttcaggtACAAGATTTCTTTGCTTAAACCGTCTACAAAGGCACTGGCATTATCTTGTAAAGTGTCCATTCGAACAGATGCTCAAGGATTTCTTTCACTGCAGTATATGATTAGGAATGAAGATGGACAGATCTGTTTTGTGGAATACTATTGTTGCCCTGATGAGGATATTACTGAAGCTGAGCTCTAGATGTATGTTTTGGTGTCTGTACTATATTTATGGACATGTATGAATACTATATTTTTTTGTATGAATACTGTATTTATTGATACACTTAatattgttggcttttttttaactgtggaaTTAGAAATACGAAGACTTCCTTTTTATTCCCTTGTAAACGTTTCTTAGCCTTGACTCCGAAAACTGAGgctgaaaaagcaaagagaggaCTTGATCTCCTGTAGGCAACTGATTCCAGCACACTTGTTAAAGTGGTGTTCGTGTAGTATGTTACTTTTTACAGTGTTCTCCaagaatttttgtttgtgttttttgtctTTGGCTTGTTCTAAGCAATTACACAAGGGAAAATCTGAATCCCAGCTGTATGTTAGCCGGTTAACTTtcaatgacttaaaaataaaaccaaagttgtCTTGAAAGAGGATGGCATTTTCAGACTGATTTCTTAATAGCAGCAGGTGGTTTCCTTCTGGCAAATGCTGACACGTTTTGCTGGTGAAGCCAGTAGGCTCCTCTTTATCTTGATTAATTAATATAACTCAGTTCCTTGGAATTTCATCTGATGATACCAATTTACCCTTTTGTCTGCAGTACTCGTGTTGAATTGGTAAATTAAGATAGAAGCCAGGATTTACTTACTCATTACCTTAGTGTTTTGTATCTAGTAATTTATTACACATCCGCAAGAATGCTGCTGCTGAAACGTTTCTGTGTCTCCGTGTCCCCCGTTCCTACCCTGCTACTTTCTACTAACGCTGTTAAGAATCGTAAGAAGGTATAAAAGTTTcatatttgaaattatttgtgaAGCTTGTTTACCTTCTGAATAGCCTTTTCTCAGCAACAGGAGGGACTCCTAAACTGACATAAAGAAatgcctgcctgtgtcccacgGAGTGGTGTATTGATACGCTGCTAAAAATGGGCCTAACCTCTTAGTGAAAAGGGAGAGCGCTTTCTGGAGAGTTTTCTGCAGCGTCCGGCTTTGCAAAACAGCGAGGTGGGCTGTACGCTTCAGTCAAAAGTTGAACTTGCCCTTTCACACCTCTCCGTTGCAAACAGCCTGCTCGAAGCAGGAGGTCCACCGACCCAGATGGGCCTCGAACCCGGTGCAGGGACTGCACAGCACGCTGCAGGAGACAAATCTTCCCGCTGTGGGGTGTGACCCGAGAGTCAGTGACCTGCGGGTGGTTCCTATGGCTTTAGACCGCAGCCGAGTTTTGTTGTTTGTCAGAAGACGAAGTCCCGCTTTGCACACGTGGAAAACAGTATGTGCATATGTTACCAACGTGATTGCTCCCCAATTCAACAGCATTCAAgtcttttgggtttattttaagtttaaaatgcttttgttgaCCATTTTTTCACCTCTTGCTTATGTCAGCGGTTCATTTTTGTTATCTTCATGCAGATCATCCATTTATTGCAGtaaattttacatttgaaaaacaacTACAAATCTTTGAACTACAGGACTGACAAAGATACTTAATAACATTCTAAATTACTCTTATTTaccgtattttatttttttccaaacttaagTATTCAGTATAGGTGAATTTCCTTTTAGTTTactgtttctctctcttcagtgaaaaaaaaatatgatgctGTCATGGTGAATTATTTTTACTATCCCTGACTATTGAGTGTAAAGAATGATTTACATAATCTCTGGGTGACAGGATAAAAATGGAACAGTAGACATCACTTCCttaatgtgatttattttagAGTAGCAAAGTTCCCTGTATTGTGTTCAAGGACATTACTGTGGCTTAACATTTGTACTTTTGTATAACTGCCTACAGATGTACTGTATTACTCCTTAAAATAGTACTTTTGACAATTTCTTTTGTAACCTACCAACACTGATCATGGAAATAATATCCTAAGAAGCTGGAACACCACAAAATACCAGAAAGTTAACTGTTGCATTTCGTAAATAATAGGCATTACAGACATGCATGATCTGTGGAGGGCGTTACATCTGTACCCCAAGCCCTCGAAGTTGGCGCCTCGACTCACCAAGGCTGGGGGGGCTTGTGCACCTTGTGCCTCTCTGGGTACGGTTCTGGGTGGACAAAAGCATGGAAAGCCTGGGCTACAGACTCCTTGCAGCAAGGCAAGGCGTGGGTTTAGGATCCCTCCGTGGTGGATTCTGTTCCATCTCTGCCTtcaaacacagtaaaataaaaagggtGAAGAGGAGAATGACAGGAAGGGCTTTGCATCTTTTTGACCTGATAAATTGGTTAAATTCTGCAAACCTGCACTGTTGGATTAGATTTAATTTCTTACCACACTTTGCCTGAGATCCAGGACTTGAGTGACCCTTAGCACATTTTATCTCTTCTACTTGACACATCTTTTCCCCCTGCAGACAATGGGAAACCTGCAGTAGAAGAAACATTTAGTTCATGTTTTTTCCTTTAGTAGTAGCACAGAATGGACTTGTCATGACTCGGATTTTGCCCACCTGCTTCCTTGTAAAGTTGTACACGTAAGTACTCGGAATGACTGGTGGTGTAAACTAAAAACAGTTCCTGGAGGTGGGAAACAAACCAGCAGGTTCAACAGTaggtgctgcctggctgctctgaTTTACTGCGtctggggctctgggcaacccaGATCCAGTGGCCACAAAACTGACAAGCGACTTTTCCTCCAATTATTTTGATTTGTGCTTTTCAGAGTAAGTACTGACCTCACGTCTTCAAGAAGGTGCTGCTTTTATTCTACTGGAAAACCACCACCAATAGGCCTTGGGTCCCGTTGGTCTGCTGAGATACTGGAAGCCAAAATAACAACTTTGGCTGCTGGTCCTGACACTCTTTGTGCAACAAAACACCAATGATGCCGGTGCTAATGTTTTCTCTTGCCTCCCAACGCGTTGGGaagttcttttttctctctggcttTCACGTGTTGATGCTCGTCCACGACCATTTGGCTCTGTAAAGACTGTTGAGCACAAAATTCCCCAAAAGCAACTGAGTTCTATACCTCCGTTTCAAAGTTAGTTACGGGAAAGAGTCAGTTATTTAATATCTAGTTAGGGGTGGATTTTTAAGGGAATATATTCTTGTATTCCTGACTGGACGGGGGGTTAGCAGAGTAGCTGGAAAAGCTGAGATAAGCCACATGCTGTTTCCCGTAGGTTCCTGTTTTGAACGTCGTCTTGTAGCAGCTTGTAAACCCCTAAGGATCCAGCAGGTGGCTCTTACCAAAATAAATAAGTAGAAATTGTATAAATAATTACAGTAAACCCAAACAGTGTTTTTTGCTGGTAGAACacttaacattattttttaaatggagctaTTCTGGAATGGAGGCTTCCTGTTGAGACAGAAACGCGTTTTTATGCGAATCTGTCTCTGAGGAGGGGCAGGACTGCCTAGGTACAGATGGAAGCTGCGCAGGATACATATAGATGGATGTATATAAGGCTGCTTCAGCCTCTTTCTACCCCGCTGCTCTCCTCAGCCGGGTCATAACAGCTGACAGGGCGGTGCATTAGCGTCGATAAATCTAATTGCAAGGGCTCTGCAAGGCAGCGAGTGTTGCAGGGGATGTAATGGGGTGCCCACGTGGCCCTGTGACGGAGAggaaaagacttcactgagaggttcaaattaacaatttatttggacttcactcacaggtccgatacgccactattgcaagttcttacggatacaatggaagaatgtaCTATGGCAGTttaagggaaaaagaacaaaaacaattcatagaatacactattaccacctaacaagtgattccgaaaagtaacaacacaaaccacgAGCATGCTAGAcatgaataccttaaacgagtgcacaaacTACGATGttagagcatgctagacatcatacatacgttattaaatcacttaccctctctctcaggtaaggccactcagtcCTGGGAAGTCACCTTGCACAGCCTCCTGGGCAAGGGCaggcagaatctcctacaggccagctctATCTTTGGAAGACTCCCCCACTTTTTCtgcccaaaactttggacttaaatatcctgtttccaggactgtgcttgaatggattgcactatctgggatggttatctccggtggtttgatggcccctcagatagcaatgtttattttgggatgtctggtctcacagtcactgaatagtggtgggactgTGACTtggggcattttgtttgttaaggTGGTGcattcgggtttcagttctgGTTTGGGTTCTTATTGTAacgcagtgttgagaccacccctggctgagccatttccacagctctcCCCAAGCTATCTCTGCATAGACAGGGATCAATAAGTGTCTGCCAAGGGAGCTGAGTCGAATGgcaactccctgcatctcaccttttgtgttccaAAACCAGTTTGGCCGTGTGAGTCTTGTGATCCCATTCAGGCTCTAATCTCTCTGTGGAGTTAATAGTGAGAAGTGGGTTTGAATCCTCACCACAAACGTCACTGTCATTCTGTGCAAGTACCCTGGGCCTCCATGGAGAAATGCACCCAAAGGAAGTCTAGAAAGATCTGAACTGCATGACAAAGAAATCCAGGAAAAGCTCCCCTTTTGTTACACCATGGAAAATCTGCTCCCGCAGAGGGCAGGGGGACGGTGGGAATGTCACTTCCTCTGGAGCAACAGCGTTTGGTTGAGTTCTTGAGGTCAGCACTTGGGAAATCCCCTGAGCCCAACCATTTATTTTGCAGATCAAAACCCCAGTGAGCCACTAGTCACAAACCAGACATCGAACCTGCTTTGTTGGTGGCTGGTTCttggagaggaggctggagagggcATTGGGTTTTCCAAGTCTCCGGGTGTGAGGCTGTGGGAAGGGACGATGAAAGCTCTCCATGGAGAATTTAGCAGCCTCCCAGCCTTCCAGCTCAGATGGGACTGTGGGATTGACTGAAAATGAGCAAGCCAGCAGAAAGCAGGACACCACCAACACCATGGCAGGGCCCATCCCCAGCAGTGTAATGGTAGGGGTTGTCTCGTTTTAGCGTCCAAGAATGTTCCTGGCCACTTTTATAGGCACATCCTGATGAATCACCAAGAACATGTTTCTTCTCCCCACAGCTTTACAGTAAGCTGTTTACCTCGACACAGAGCGCGCCGTCTCTCCAACAGCTGGTTGGAGACATTCACTCTCCTAATAAACTAATTAGAGGCAAGAAACAGGACCCGGAGGGCGCTGGGGCAACACCAGGCTGTCACCTGCTCGCAGCACGGGGGAGCGTGTCCCCCGCAAGCCACCGGTCCATGGGGGTGGCCGGGGGCGCCAGTGAGGCGCAGGCtgcacggagctgctggagggcagctggCGCGGCTGCACGCCCTCCTCCTCCGTGCGACCACCCAGACCGGGCGATCACGCATGGATTTAATTACGCAGGTGTTTGCAAAGGAACATACTGCCAGACATCCATCAGCCAGCGCATCTGCGGAGGACACCCTGCCAGCCTGCACCTCGCCGGGCCCTGACGCGGTCTCTTCAGGTGGCAGTGAGGGCAGGAATTCTAGAAACGTGGTGGATGCCACGCAGCCACCTCCTCAGGCAGCACGGGGCTTTggggggcagccccgctcccaaCCCCCTGCACGCCTGCTGCGGGGGACGAGGCAGGAGGAGCACAAGCGGTGGCCaggctgccctccccagggacagggggACCTCGCCACCCCCACACTGCCACCTTCCAGCAGGCGCTGGGCTCCACAACATCTGCACAGGCACATCTGTACCTAGCTCTGCAACATCTGGCCAGCTGTGCTTGCACCCAGCCGCGGCCCCACCAGCTGTGGAATACAGCGCGGCTTTTTTTGGGAGCGGCAAGAGCCCCGAGGAGCTATTTCAAGGAATGGGGCAGTGCAGACCTTTGTGCCTTGTGTCTTTGCTCCCCACACTGTTTTCCAGCTGCCAGGGAGGCTCGGAGGGGAAGGAAGGCCAGGTTCAGCTCTCTGTCCCTCCCCTACGCTTTTTTGCTCCTGCTCCTCAACCTTTTCTTTGCGGGATGCCTCCTGGTGGGCAGCAAAGCGCTTACGGAGAAGCAAACGCATCCAAACGTTTTTGGACTGCGGCTTCGGAGCGCGCAGCAGGGTGCAGGACCGGGGCTGCTTCAGGACAGGGGGCGCAAGAAGAGTCCGAGCCCAGCCATCACCCGGGGAGCGTTTTGGCTAATCCCACAGGGAAGAGCGGCCACACAGGAGTGACGGCTTCCCATATGAGTGTGTTGACACAGGTGATGGTCACCTCCCGAGAACAACGGAGGGCCGGGCAGCGGCTGCAGCATGGCTCCCAGGCAGGGTTGAGGGCACAGGGCGAGCGCACGGGGCTGGCTGGGCAGGAGCGGACGGCGGCCGCCTGCTGGGACGTGGGGAGACGGGCTCCAGCCCCATCTCCGTGCGGGGGATGATGTCACCGAGATGTGCCTGTTTCCAAtctccagctgctggtgggaggCCCCATTACCAACCGTCTGAGCATTTCAGGCTGTTGGAAAATGTACGAGGAGGGCCGACACTGGGAATCTGGTCAGATCAGCATGCAAGCAGGTTTTTACAACAGCAGACCAAAAACCTGATGATTGTGTAAGTACCTGTGTCAAACTCATCAAACGTGAGTCTGTCAGGGCAGCCAAAGGTTTGTCAACTGCAACAGATGCGCTGCCATAAAATGCCTCAAGAACTATAGGTTGTATGACAAAATTGACCCTCCTGAAGCCACAGGTGGGACTGGGGACCATCGTCTGCAGGACTAAACGCCCAAACCTCTACTGCTCCTGCACAGGGGCAAACCCAACCATCAGAGGAGCCTTATGCTGGTGACACACCAGCCCAGGATGCCATCACCGGATCCATTGAGACATTTATCCTAGAAGACATTTTGTCACATACCACTGTAACCCGGGGAACCCAACACTTGTAGGTGTCAAGCAAACCACACAGCATTCTCGCCAGCAACAGGGTCTGCTGGTAGGACTACTCTCTAGCTACAAAAATTGTATCTCAGGCTTCCTCAGGTAAGTACAAACTTATTAAATCACAGATTTTAATTCGCTTCAGTTGCAGTTCACCACTGCACACAATTCTAAGACAGAGGGTTTATGGAAACAACTGTTAACATGAGAATTAATTTGTTACTGCCCTGAAAAGAACACACGCATAAACCCAAAATAAAGTATGGTTCTAGCTTGTACTTAGTATCTCCattacttattttcaaaagcatcatTGATAGATCCAaacggaggaggaggcggcagggaTGAAGAAAAGCATTTGGAAACTTCACTTTTATGAAACATTTTGCTGAGCTGGCTTGCAGCCATGAGCACCCCCGCTGACGTGCCTGCAGAACTAGGCAGTGTCGCTTATAGATGAAGGTTTCAAGGTGCTCAGACAAACTCTTGAACTGCGGCTTGACATGACATTTGGAGCACTTCTAGTGCTCCCTGGGGCAGACCCAAACCGCAGTGAATAGAGGATTTAAACCACTGATCTGCCCTAAAAGCCTTGCACTCGTTCCtacttgtttgaaaaaaaattttgctgGGTTATGCTTGTGGCTGCAGAATCTGTGCTGGGTGACATCACGTCTGCCGATGCTGTGACTCCAAAACCTCAACACCCAGCTCCTCAAGGAGTTTTTCCATGGGTTTGTACCACTTGCAGCATGGTGACCCACTGTGCAGCTGCTTTGCAGCCGGGGTCCTGAGACCCCCAGCTGCGTCAGGCggaagccctggccctgggggcaGCCCAAGCCACGAgaggctgctcctgctccgggACCTGCCCCATTACAGGAGGCCTGACCACGCTGCCTCAGCCAGACACTTTCCTCCAGCACATGGGTCACTGCATCAGCCTTTCGTGTCTGCCTTTTGCTCAGATGAAGGCTGGCATCAGGGTGTAGAAAGCCCCAGGACGCTTTGGTTGCCCCAACCCAAGCCAgagcctccccagggacaggtCAGATCAGTGAAGGCTCACATGGACAACCCTGCTGCACCAACAGGGACCTCCAGCCTCTTTGCTTAttctcctccctcccacacaCTCTAGGCTGGTACCCCACACCACCAAAGCCCCCCCGAGAGCAGCTTTTATGGTCTAAACACAACGTACGTATAGCAACAGTAATTTATTTAGCTCTGAAACATCCAGAGCAGGGAGATCACACACCACCCACCTCCTTCTGCCAGCCAGCCATTGCTCGGGAAAATCATAGCATGAAGTGGGCTCTAAAACTAAATCACAGTTCCACATAGCGATGTAGCATCTGCCAAGTGATCTCCAGCCAGCTTTTCCTCTGGCTGCTTCTCCTGGGGCACCATGCCACGTTTCACTGTGGCACACAGCAGCGTGGCCTTCCCTCAGCTTTTGCTCTCTTGTGCTGACACACAGCACATCGTCATTCAGTTGACCCAAGGAGTGGTGGAAGGAAAACCAGCAGGCCTTTCTGCCACCACTGACCCCCCTGCTCGGCCAGCATGCGGAAATGTTGGCTTCCTACCTCGTGCCTCTACCCATGAGGTACCCGAATGAACCATCTGGCAACTGTTTCTCTTACTCTCAATCTCCTGTTCCTCTGAAATGCCAGCCTCAGGGAATGACACTTACTGATGCTCTCAGTTCTCCAGAAGTAGGACcgtgcagaaaaaaaacccaaacatacccAATCCAGGCACAGGCTGACTGATGACCGCTTTCCCTTTTCTGCATACGGGACCTGTGAGCAGGAAATGTCCACAGTGGGAGCATGCACACGCTTCAGTGAGGGAAGGAACAAAAGGGTGCTGCTGTCCTGCTGGTGTGCAGCATACCCAAGTTGCCAGACTCATCTGAGAGGGTCATCCACCCTTGAGCTCAAGTATCAGCTATGTGCCATCAAGGAGACATGTCAGACTCCAAGAAGTTCTTGCCTGACTGCTGCTGAAATCTCCTGAATCACTttgctctccatcatcttctcATGCCCACCTGGGTTAGCAAAAGAGGGAGCCTGTGACAGCCAGATGCCAAATAACGAGGGCAACACCTGCTTACAGGGACTTGCACTTCCTTTCtccaggaagagaggaaaagaaaaagaaaaaaaaaaaaagacatgaccTTAGTGCAGATCTAAACAGACATCTCCTCCCAAATCTCAACGCACTCACAGTCCTCTGGAATCTGCTGCCACCCTTTGTCACTGTTCTCTACTGTGACAGGGCATGGGATGGGTGAGATGAGCCAGTATGCTGAAGCTCAGTAGTCTGACCAAATGGTCTCTGTTGTGTGCAAACTGGAGTCGTGAGGTCGGTAAGAGGACTGTTCATCCCCAGTGCTCTTACACTTAGTGGGGAGGGCGGGCAGAAATCATCTATAAAAACGCTGCCCAGGAGAAGACTCACGTCATGATTGCCTGCACAGGAGGCCAGAAATAAATAACCACTGGAGCAGTGATGCTCCAGAAGCACTTCAGCTCAAATGTGGCAACAACCAACGTTGAAGGCAAAATGCAGGACTGCCACAGGTCTGCCCCTAAAAAACCCTCAATTTGTTATGCAACAGAGCTGTCATCTGGCCATCCACAAGGGAGACAAATGGCAATTCCcatgggagattttaggcagccTATTCCTTGTGACAGCATAAACTCCATCAAAGCGGAGGTGATCTTCCCTGCCAGGTGATCTCACCATGAACAGATTCTGCATACCAGTTTGTCAGCAGCCTTATTCAAAGGAAACCCAG includes:
- the RAD1 gene encoding cell cycle checkpoint protein RAD1, whose product is MPLSAPPPASGQPYLLSASLDNARHLSSLLRAVHFQDHATCFATANGLRVTVEDAKCIQANAFIQAEIFQEFAVQEESVTFRINLSVLLDCLTIFGTSSLPGSTTALRMCYRGYGYPLMLFLEEGGVVTVCKINTQEPDELLDFDFCSTKVVNKIILQSEGLREAFAELDMTSEVLQITMSPDKPYFRLSTFGNAGSAHLDYPRDSDLMEAFHCNQTQTNRYKISLLKPSTKALALSCKVSIRTDAQGFLSLQYMIRNEDGQICFVEYYCCPDEDITEAEL